GTGATAGTTTAGCATCAACTTCTTCAAAAGTCCATTTTACCATTGAAGCATTTTGAGCCATTTCAAGTTGACTTGTTGCAACTCCTCCTGCATTCGCAGCTTTTCCTGGACCATAAGAGATTTTTTTCTCTACAAATAATTCAACTGCCTCTGGAGTTGAAGGCATATTTGCTCCTTCACTCACACATTCACAACCATTTTTAAGTAAATTTTGTGCATCTTTTAAATTTAGTTCATTTTGAGTTGCACTAGGGAAAGCTGCAAAACAAGGCACACTATAAACACCATTTGTTCCTGCTTCATACTCTTCTACTGGAATATACTTAGCATTTGGTCTATGCTTAACATACTCAGTAAGTCTTTCTCTTTTTACTTCTTTTAACTCTTTTAAAAGCTCTAAATCAATTCCCTCTTCATCAATAATCATTCCCTTTGAATCACTACATGTAATAGGGATTGCACCAAGATGATGAAGTTTTTCAATTGTATAAATTGCTACATTTCCACTTCCTGAAACTACACACTTCTTACCTTCTAAAGTTTCATTTCTAGCTTCAAGCATATATTTTGCAAAATAAACAGACCCATATCCTGTTGCTTGTGTTCTTCCTAAAGAACCACCCCAGTTTAAAGACTTCCCAGTAAATACACCTTCATATCTATTTACTAGCTTTTTATACATTCCAAACATATATCCAATTTCTCTAGCACCAACACCAATATCACCTGCTGGAACATCAGTATTTGGTCCAATATGCCTATAAAGTTCCGTCATAAAGGCTTGG
The nucleotide sequence above comes from Arcobacter sp. F155. Encoded proteins:
- the gdhA gene encoding NADP-specific glutamate dehydrogenase; translated protein: MPYVKEVFNYLKRTSPSQSEFYQAAEEVLESLRPLMQKHPEYRDHKIIERIVEPERQIFFRINWVDDHGEIQVNKGFRIEFNSALGPYKGGIRFHPSVNAGVIKFLGFEQIFKNALTGLQIGGGKGGSDFDPKGKSNNEIMRFCQAFMTELYRHIGPNTDVPAGDIGVGAREIGYMFGMYKKLVNRYEGVFTGKSLNWGGSLGRTQATGYGSVYFAKYMLEARNETLEGKKCVVSGSGNVAIYTIEKLHHLGAIPITCSDSKGMIIDEEGIDLELLKELKEVKRERLTEYVKHRPNAKYIPVEEYEAGTNGVYSVPCFAAFPSATQNELNLKDAQNLLKNGCECVSEGANMPSTPEAVELFVEKKISYGPGKAANAGGVATSQLEMAQNASMVKWTFEEVDAKLSQIMKDIFDTATEAASEFGEPTNLVLGANIAGFKKVADAMIEQGLV